Sequence from the Sphingobium indicum B90A genome:
GATCGGCTGCGACTACCGCCCCGCCGATCACGTCTGAATGACCATTGAGATACTTGGTCGTGGAGTGAATTACATAATCCGCACCGAGTTCGATCGGACGCTGGTTGGCGGGCGACAGGAAGGTATTGTCGACAGCAACCGCGGCGCCGGCCGTGTGTGCTTTGCGCGAGAGTGCAGCAATATCGACGACTCGCATTAACGGGTTGCTTGGGGATTCGATCAGAACCAGCGCTGGCGCTTCCTCCAGTGCGGCTTCGAATGCGCCCATGTTAGTTTGATCGACGAATCGCACGCTGCAGTGACCAAGATCTGCACGCGCCTTGAGAAGCCGCATGGTGCCGCCATAGCAGTCATGCGGGGCGAGGATCAGATCGCCTGCCCGGTGCCTGCCGACGAGGAGATCGAGCGCGGACATTCCGCTAGACGTGATGACGGCTCCGCCCCCCCCTTCAAGCTTGGCGAGGGCATCGCCAAGCAGTTCGCGGTTCGGATTTCCGGCGCGACCATAGTCATAGATGCGCGGTTCGTCATACCCGGCGAACTCGTAGGTGCTCGAGAGGTAGAGCGGCGGCGCCACGGCGCCGAATGCGGTATCGCTGGCCACACCATAGGCGGCGGTGATGGTCTGCGGCCGCGGAAGGCCGTCTGTGGGTTCAGTCATTGAAAAAGCGCCCTGCGGTTACCTCGCGGACGATGCCGGCGCGAATAGTGAAATCTCCAAAATGCTCGCCGGGCTGTCGCTCGCGGGCATAGCGGGCGAGGGCTTCAGCCAGCACCTCCAGGATCGTCGCTTCTCCGACATTCTCCCGGACCATGCGGTTCAGGCGCTCGCCATGGAAACCACCGCCAAGATAGAGATTATACTTGCCGGGCGCCCGTCCTGTCAGCCCGATCTCGGCGATATAGGGCCGCGAGCAGCCGTTCGGGCAACCGCTCATGCGCACCGTGATCGGTTCGTCGGAAAGGCCGCTTTCGGCGAGGATTTCCTCGATCTTGTCGAGCAGCGATGGCAAATAGCGCTCGCTTTCCGCCATCGCGAGGCCGCAGGTCGGTAGGGCGACGCAGGCGATCGCATTGCGCCGCAGGATCGAGAAGTGATCGATGTCCGGAAAGTGCTCGGCCAGGATGGCATCGATCGCCGCGCGATCCTCCGCCTGTACGCCGGCGACGATGAGGTTCTGGTTGGCTGTCAGTCGGAAAGTCCCGCGATGGACGCGGGCGATATCCCGAAGCGCGTCGAGCAGCTTGAGATTGAGGCGTCCGTTCTCGATGATGAGTGTGCGATGGTGGCGACCGTCAGGGGTTATGTTCCAGCCATAGCTGTCGCCGTTCGATGTGAACTCGAAGGCGCGCGCGCTTTCGAACGGGACGTCCATGCGCTGCTCGATCTCGGCCTTGATCCAGTCGAGACCCTTGTCGTCGATCGTATATTTGAAGCGCGCGCGCTGGCGATCCTTGCGGTCACCATAGTCGCGCTGGACGGCCATGACCGCATCGGCACAGGCAATGACGCGGTCGGCGGACACGAATCCAATTATGCTGGCGAGCCGCGGATAGGTCTCTGGAGCCTGATCGGTGCGGCCCATCCCGCCGCCGATCGCCACGTTGAACCCGGCCAGTCCCTCTTTGTCGGCAATCGCGATGAACCCGAGATCCTGGGCATAGACATCGATGTCATTAGAGGGCGGCAATGCGAAGCCGATCTTGAATTTTCGCGGGAGATAGGTTCGGCCGTAGAAGGGTTCTTCAGGCTCTGAAGTGGCGACCCGCTCGGTGCCGTACCAGATCTCGTGATAGGCTCGGGTCTTGGGAATGACATGATCACTGACGCTCTTCGCTAGGGTGGCGACCTCCGCATGGAAGCGTGAGCTTTGCGGATCGACCGTGCACATCACACCTCGGCTGTCGTCGCCGCACGCTGCGATCGTGTCGAGCAACGTGTCGTGCAATCCTTGAATGATGGGGCGCAGACTGTCCTTCAGGACCCAATGGAACTGAAAGGTCTGGCGGGTGGTGATGCGTAGCGTTTCGCCACCGTGCGCCCGTGCGAGCTCGTCGAGCTTGAGCCATTGCGCGGGCGTGCAGACTCCGCCCGGTAGTCGGACCCGGATCATGAACTGATAGGCCGGCTCGAGTTTCTGACGTCGGCGTTCGTCGCGCAGGTCCCGATCGTCCTGCTGGTAGATCCCGTGAAACTTCATCAGCTTTACATCATCGGCAGAGGGAACCGCACCGGTGATCTGGTCGAGCAGGCCACCGGCAATGGTGCCGCGCAGGTAGTCGCTGCGGTCCTTCATGCTCTCGTCCGGACCAAGCCGTTCGAGTGGCTGCGACAGGTCGCGCGTTCGGTCGATGACAGTCGCGTCGGTCATTTCAAGCCCCTTCAATAAACATCTCGCTGGTAGCGACGGTCGGCCTGGAGAGAGCGGACATAGTCCTCCGCTGCCTCGCGTCCGGTATGCGCTTCATGTGCCACGATATCGATCAGGGCTTCGTGGACGTCCGGTGCGAGATTGGCGGCATCGCCGCAGACATAAACATGCGCACCCTCTTCCAGCCAGGCGAAGATGTCGCGGCTCTGCGCCCTCATCCGGTGCTGCACATAGACTTTGTCGGCGCGGTCGCGCGAGAAGGCGACGTCCATGCGCGTCAGCATGCCGTCCTTGAGCCAGTCCTGCCATTCGCTTTGATAGAGAAAATCGGTGCGAAAGTTCCGCTCGCCGAAGAACAGCCAACTCTTACCAGAAGCGGCCTTCGCCTCGCGATCCTGCAGGAAAGCCCGGTAGGGCGCGACCCCGGTACCGGCTCCGATCATCAGGATCGGCGCATCGGTTGCCGGGAGCCTGAAATGCTGGTTGCTCTGGATGTAAACCGGCAGAACGGTGTCGATATCCGCGCGGTCTGCAAGGAGGCCGGAGGCAACCCCGCTGCGGGGTGTGCCGTGAAGGGTGTATCGCAGCGGCGCGACCGTGAGATGCGCTTCGTCGGGTGCTGCGCTCAGGCTCGACGCTAGCGAATAAAGCCGTGGCTGGAGTGGCCTCAAAGCCGAAACGAAGCTTTGTGGCTTGATGTGCCGCACGGGAAAGCGGCGGACGATGTCAATTAGGTGATGCGTGCGCAGGAACACCGAACGCTCGCCGGCGCGGTCCTCCTCCTGCAGTTGCTTGAGTAGCGCGACATCACTGACGAGCGTCCAATAGTCGAGGAAACGCGGCGTTGCAGCCGTTACTTCGAAGCGATAGGTAAGGGCCTCGCCGAGGGAGCATTGGTTGCCTTTGATCTCGAGATCGATCTCCGGCGCAAGTCCGAGGGCGTCCAGCAGTTCGGCTACGACAGCGGGATCGTTTGGGGTGGCGATGCCGAGTGCGTCGCCTGGTTCATAGGTGAGGCCCGACCCTGCAAGCGAGAATTCGACATGCCGGGTTTCCTTAGTGGAGCCGCGGCCAACAATAGCGACGTTCTCGATGATCGTGGCCGGAAAAGGATTGCGCTTGTCATGGACAGGCGCTGGAGCGCTAGCGGAAGAGCTAAGTGGGGCCGCGCTCGGCGGGTGATTCATTACTACGTCGGTCGCGAGTGCATCTGCAATCGACGCGATCCAGTCTTGAGCAGGTTCCTCATAGTCCACATCGCAATCAACGCGGGCGGCAAGGCGCTGAGCACCGAGTTCCTCGAAACGCTGATCGAGGCGCTTTCCAGCATGACAAAAATATTCATAGGTTGAATCGCCAAGTGCCAGCACGGCGAAGCGCACGCCTTCGAGTTTCGGCGCCTTGCGACCCTCGGCAAATTCGAAAAAGCCAGTTGCAGGTTGAGGCGGTTCGCCTTCGCCATAAGTGCTGACGATGATCAGTAAATCCTGCTCCTGGGCGAGCTGCCGAATTTTATAGTCGGCCATGTCTTGGAGATTGCAGTTCAGCCCTCTTTGCTTAATGGTGGCGTCGAGCATTCGGGCGAGTTCGGCGGCGTTACCGGTTTCGGTGCCATAGAGAATGGTGAGCGTGCGCGCCGCGGTAAACGACGCCGGCTGCGAAGGGGGCAATCGCAATCCGGCGTCGAGTCCGGCGAAATAGCCGCTGAGCCAACGTATCTGCATTGCGTCGAGTGACCACGTCAGTCCTTCGACCTGTCGCCATTGTTCCAGGGGCAGGGGATTCCCTGAAAGCTCAGATGCAGACATTCATTTGGTTCCTCGGCGCAACTTCCTGTTTTGGCGTCCATTTGATCCATCGGATCATCCTGTGCGCGTTCGCTGGGAAGCGTCTTTCGCTCAGGAACTCACTGTGGTCTGTCACCACAGATAAGGCAAATGATGATTATTGGTAATTCAGCGCAAATATATTGCTGCATCTGGCGTGAATGGTCTCGTGGAGGGAGCGGGTTTGACGCTCATCTTTTTAGATCAGGATAGAGCAAATAAGTTGCTGCTAATGTACAATAGCATTCGCTTGTCTGCCTTCAAATTTGGTCCATTATGAATGCGGCACCGTTGCATGACACGCGCAGTCAGATTGACCTTGTAAGTGGATGTTGGCGCGGATGTTCGGAGGAGCTGTGATGGCTTGGACCAATATTCTCGTACCGGTGTTAGGTACCTCCGAAGACGCTCAATCGCTCTCCGTGGCAAAGGCGCTCGCTGCGCCGTTCGATGCCACCCTCTCCGTAGTGTTTGCTGCACCATCACCGAGCAGTTTGTTCAACTGGGTTATGGAGGGCGGGGTTAGTGTGACGGACGTTGCCATAACGGCGATCGAGGAGGAGACGGCTCGCGCGCGCATTCGCTGCCGCGATCTTCTGGCGGACTTGGATTATCCCCAGACCATGTTTGAGCAGGTGACCACGGACGACTGGCTAGGGCTGAGGTCCGCCACCCGTTTGGCTGACGTCGTGATCTGGGATCGATCGGCTGCGGGGGGCGATGGCTTCTTTGCTGGCGCATTCCAGCAGATTCTGCTTGACGAACGCCGGCCCGCCTTCCTCGCTGACAAACCACCCGTCATGGGTGGGACGATCGCGGTCGCATGGGACGGCGGACGGGAAGCCTCGCGCGCCCTGCGGCGTTCGGTTCCGCTGCTCAAACAGGCCGATCGTGTGATCCTGGTGATAGTGCCTCATGGGATGGGGCGATCGTGCGATGGTGTGCGCGCAATCCGATATCTTAAAGATCAGGGTATTCGCGCCGATACGCAAGTCGTGTATACGCCGGGCGATGCCAGCTCGGCAATTGTCGATGCAGTCACGAAGATGGATGCGAATATCCTAGTCGCTGGTGCCTTTGGGCACCCACGACTCCACCGATTCATCTTCGGCGGCACGACGCAGTATCTGCTGGAAAGCAAGCGTCGCCCGCCATTATTTCTGTCGCACTGAGGGGGGGCATCACCTGCACTCACACATCTGCTAATAGCCAGAAGCTGCTATTTTTCGGCATCGATGGATGGGGCTGCGCTCTATGTCCACCGTCGAATGGTGTCGGGATCAAGTCGAGCATATATCGTAGTTCGAATTAAATATGTGAGTAGGTGTCGTTCTGCCCGAAAGGAGGAGGAAATGGCAAACCGAGATCCGCGTCTCGAGACGGTTGCAGGGCGATGCTCATGTTGACCGCCGTTCTCAAGTCTCTTGGTTTGTTTGCCGGAAGTATTGTAGCAACCGTTGGCGATTTGTTGGACCGGTTATATG
This genomic interval carries:
- a CDS encoding assimilatory sulfite reductase (NADPH) flavoprotein subunit — translated: MSASELSGNPLPLEQWRQVEGLTWSLDAMQIRWLSGYFAGLDAGLRLPPSQPASFTAARTLTILYGTETGNAAELARMLDATIKQRGLNCNLQDMADYKIRQLAQEQDLLIIVSTYGEGEPPQPATGFFEFAEGRKAPKLEGVRFAVLALGDSTYEYFCHAGKRLDQRFEELGAQRLAARVDCDVDYEEPAQDWIASIADALATDVVMNHPPSAAPLSSSASAPAPVHDKRNPFPATIIENVAIVGRGSTKETRHVEFSLAGSGLTYEPGDALGIATPNDPAVVAELLDALGLAPEIDLEIKGNQCSLGEALTYRFEVTAATPRFLDYWTLVSDVALLKQLQEEDRAGERSVFLRTHHLIDIVRRFPVRHIKPQSFVSALRPLQPRLYSLASSLSAAPDEAHLTVAPLRYTLHGTPRSGVASGLLADRADIDTVLPVYIQSNQHFRLPATDAPILMIGAGTGVAPYRAFLQDREAKAASGKSWLFFGERNFRTDFLYQSEWQDWLKDGMLTRMDVAFSRDRADKVYVQHRMRAQSRDIFAWLEEGAHVYVCGDAANLAPDVHEALIDIVAHEAHTGREAAEDYVRSLQADRRYQRDVY
- a CDS encoding universal stress protein, with protein sequence MAWTNILVPVLGTSEDAQSLSVAKALAAPFDATLSVVFAAPSPSSLFNWVMEGGVSVTDVAITAIEEETARARIRCRDLLADLDYPQTMFEQVTTDDWLGLRSATRLADVVIWDRSAAGGDGFFAGAFQQILLDERRPAFLADKPPVMGGTIAVAWDGGREASRALRRSVPLLKQADRVILVIVPHGMGRSCDGVRAIRYLKDQGIRADTQVVYTPGDASSAIVDAVTKMDANILVAGAFGHPRLHRFIFGGTTQYLLESKRRPPLFLSH
- a CDS encoding NADPH-dependent assimilatory sulfite reductase hemoprotein subunit; protein product: MTDATVIDRTRDLSQPLERLGPDESMKDRSDYLRGTIAGGLLDQITGAVPSADDVKLMKFHGIYQQDDRDLRDERRRQKLEPAYQFMIRVRLPGGVCTPAQWLKLDELARAHGGETLRITTRQTFQFHWVLKDSLRPIIQGLHDTLLDTIAACGDDSRGVMCTVDPQSSRFHAEVATLAKSVSDHVIPKTRAYHEIWYGTERVATSEPEEPFYGRTYLPRKFKIGFALPPSNDIDVYAQDLGFIAIADKEGLAGFNVAIGGGMGRTDQAPETYPRLASIIGFVSADRVIACADAVMAVQRDYGDRKDRQRARFKYTIDDKGLDWIKAEIEQRMDVPFESARAFEFTSNGDSYGWNITPDGRHHRTLIIENGRLNLKLLDALRDIARVHRGTFRLTANQNLIVAGVQAEDRAAIDAILAEHFPDIDHFSILRRNAIACVALPTCGLAMAESERYLPSLLDKIEEILAESGLSDEPITVRMSGCPNGCSRPYIAEIGLTGRAPGKYNLYLGGGFHGERLNRMVRENVGEATILEVLAEALARYARERQPGEHFGDFTIRAGIVREVTAGRFFND
- the metB gene encoding cystathionine gamma-synthase; this encodes MTEPTDGLPRPQTITAAYGVASDTAFGAVAPPLYLSSTYEFAGYDEPRIYDYGRAGNPNRELLGDALAKLEGGGGAVITSSGMSALDLLVGRHRAGDLILAPHDCYGGTMRLLKARADLGHCSVRFVDQTNMGAFEAALEEAPALVLIESPSNPLMRVVDIAALSRKAHTAGAAVAVDNTFLSPANQRPIELGADYVIHSTTKYLNGHSDVIGGAVVAADPVQVEQLRYWANVVGSAGAPFDAWLTLRGLRTLFPRMEQQEINAMAVARFLEKHPAVVKVHYPGLPLHPSHAIASRQQHGFGAMLSFELHAGVASVRKFISAVRFFTLAESLGGVESLVAHPATMTHADMGEEARAVAGISDSLLRLSVGLEAERDLIAGLEEGLSACSE